From Candidatus Eisenbacteria bacterium, the proteins below share one genomic window:
- a CDS encoding three-Cys-motif partner protein TcmP codes for MAAPKETIWNLDPHTKAKHDILCNYLQAWFPILSTWHGRIIYYDGFAGPGRYKGGEIGSPLIALNVAKTHQGKLARDLVFVFVESDKRRAKHLESEIVALKPPKRFHCYIENKDFETALRETLDSIQEKGLQIAPTFAFVDPFGIKGLPFELIERLLSNPHCEVLITFMNVTLRRFADVIPKRINELLGHSDAADRLSALHTAKERVILARQLYAKSLERQARFVRYFAMRDKKDQELYDLFFATNHSKGHEKMKTAMWRLDETGNYSFSDGVDPDQATLFTSTPERDFAPILWERFRGQTVYSDEVLQYTWDKTAFLDKHAKGALRLLEAEEGFKGHSIEVDSKKADGDPRRRNTYPKGVRITFEDKES; via the coding sequence GGCATGGCCGAATTATCTACTACGATGGGTTTGCCGGACCCGGCCGCTATAAGGGTGGTGAAATAGGCTCACCGCTCATCGCTCTCAATGTCGCAAAGACCCACCAGGGCAAACTCGCTCGGGACCTTGTGTTTGTTTTCGTTGAGTCCGACAAAAGGCGCGCCAAGCACCTTGAGTCCGAAATCGTCGCCCTCAAGCCTCCGAAGAGATTCCATTGCTACATTGAGAATAAGGATTTCGAAACCGCCCTGCGTGAGACCCTCGACAGCATCCAAGAGAAAGGCCTTCAGATTGCTCCGACCTTCGCCTTCGTGGACCCCTTTGGCATCAAGGGACTCCCCTTCGAACTCATCGAGAGGCTCCTCTCAAATCCACATTGCGAGGTCCTCATCACGTTCATGAACGTTACACTTCGGCGCTTTGCCGACGTAATTCCCAAACGGATTAACGAGCTTTTAGGTCATTCCGACGCGGCCGATCGGCTCTCCGCCCTCCACACAGCAAAGGAGCGAGTGATACTCGCTCGTCAACTCTACGCCAAGTCCTTGGAACGCCAAGCAAGGTTCGTTCGATACTTCGCGATGCGAGATAAAAAGGACCAAGAACTCTACGACCTCTTCTTCGCGACAAACCACTCAAAAGGCCACGAGAAGATGAAGACTGCTATGTGGCGACTCGACGAAACCGGGAACTATTCATTCTCCGATGGTGTCGACCCCGACCAAGCAACTCTCTTCACTTCTACTCCGGAACGCGACTTTGCTCCGATCCTCTGGGAGCGTTTCCGTGGTCAGACAGTTTACTCCGACGAAGTGCTTCAGTACACTTGGGATAAGACAGCGTTCCTCGACAAGCATGCCAAAGGCGCTCTGAGGCTTCTTGAAGCCGAGGAGGGTTTCAAGGGGCACTCTATCGAGGTAGATTCGAAGAAGGCGGACGGCGACCCGAGGCGCAGAAACACCTACCCGAAGGGCGTTCGCATAACGTTCGAAGACAAAGAGAGCTAA
- a CDS encoding phage Gp37/Gp68 family protein, with protein sequence MAAQTSIEWTDATWNPVTGCTKVGLGCKNCYAETLAERWRGIPGHPYEQGFDLKLWPERIGLPLAWKKPKRIFVNSMSDLFHEKVPYRFIDRVFTTMRRCTWHQFQILTKRAERMANYIERRSDQWGELATTNPHICLGTSIETQDYIHRAEAIVNLPSSVRFLSCEPLLGPLDLSGLLGPNLINWVIVGGESGPKARIMDPAWVESIRDQCISAKAPFFFKQWGGTNKGVAGRLLNNRTWDQYPVDEPKELQVQLSR encoded by the coding sequence ATGGCTGCTCAAACAAGCATCGAATGGACTGACGCAACGTGGAACCCAGTTACCGGCTGCACCAAAGTGGGTCTGGGCTGCAAGAACTGCTACGCTGAGACCCTCGCCGAGCGCTGGAGAGGTATTCCTGGCCATCCGTATGAGCAGGGTTTTGATCTCAAATTGTGGCCGGAACGAATCGGACTTCCTCTGGCATGGAAAAAGCCGAAACGTATCTTCGTCAATTCCATGAGCGATCTATTTCACGAGAAGGTCCCGTACCGATTTATCGATCGTGTTTTTACCACGATGCGTCGTTGCACATGGCATCAATTCCAAATCCTTACTAAGCGTGCAGAACGTATGGCGAATTACATTGAACGCCGATCGGACCAATGGGGTGAACTTGCTACCACAAATCCACATATATGTCTTGGCACTAGCATCGAAACGCAAGATTACATTCATCGAGCAGAGGCAATTGTAAATCTTCCAAGTTCAGTTCGTTTTCTGTCTTGTGAACCACTTTTGGGACCGCTCGACTTAAGCGGTCTCCTTGGCCCAAACTTAATCAACTGGGTCATTGTTGGTGGCGAAAGTGGGCCAAAAGCCAGAATAATGGATCCCGCCTGGGTTGAGAGTATCCGTGATCAGTGTATTTCTGCCAAAGCACCCTTTTTCTTCAAGCAATGGGGAGGTACGAATAAAGGTGTTGCGGGCAGACTACTCAACAATCGCACATGGGATCAGTATCCAGTTGACGAACCTAAAGAGTTACAAGTCCAACTTTCAAGATAA